A DNA window from Ranitomeya imitator isolate aRanImi1 chromosome 2, aRanImi1.pri, whole genome shotgun sequence contains the following coding sequences:
- the LOC138662731 gene encoding uncharacterized protein, producing MSNRVEFIRDFIEIYQSFPCLWKIKSPKYCNREKRREGYLQLIELYNRQAPDEAANEAVIKKKIQALRTVWRKELNKVLQTTRSGASTEEVYVPKLWYFEHLNFLRDQEVPRTSTCLRLLAPVEPIVSENHAEQESQGQQDDSAQESTLDCSQDCTTTDLVEAAPARSQSRQGPRKRKATSDASNELLSLAKKVLTRNVSPALEGFGHYVVDKLAKMDDNQRILAERLILEAVNKGTDGDLDKNTCLVSSRPIQRTEPSNFNGWSQSQTSMRHNPHVSHFGQPPPNNSYTPIPLHMASPIRHQNFQPEQSSYHNL from the exons atgtcaaatcgtgtggagttcatccgGGATTTCATAgagatttatcagtcttttccctgcctctggaaaataaaatctcctaagtattgtaacagggaaaagaggagggagggttacttacagctcattgagctttacaatcgtcaggcaccagatgaggcagctaacgaagcagttattaaaaagaaaatccaggcgctccgcacggtctggaggaaggagctgaacaaggttcttcagactacaaggtccggagcttccactgaagaagtttatgtgccaaaactgtggtattttgagcatcttaattttctgagggaccaagaggtgccacggacttcaacgtgtcttcgattgttggcacctgtggaaccaatagtttcggagaaccacgccgagcaggagtcacaagggcaacaa gatgacagtgcgcaggagagtacacttgactgttcacaggactgcacaacaacagatctagtggaggctgcacctgccaggagtcaatcgaggcaaggtccaagaaaacggaaagccacctcagacgcctcaaatgaactattgagcctggcaaagaaggtgttgacaagaaatgttagccctgcgttagaggggtttggacactatgtggttgacaaactggcaaaaatggatgacaaccaaagaatactagcagagcgtctgattctggaagcagtaaacaagggtactgatggcgatttggacaagaacacttgtttggtctcttcccggccaatacagcggacagagccatcaaatttcaatggttggtcacagagtcagacatcgatgcgacacaatcctcacgtttcccacttcggccagccaccccctaataactcctacacaccaatacctttacatatggcttcgcccatcaggcaccaaaattttcagccggaacaatcgtcgtatcataatttgtga